The following proteins are encoded in a genomic region of Devosia lucknowensis:
- a CDS encoding 3-oxoacid CoA-transferase subunit A produces MDKTVPDLATAVAGIEDGMVLMVGGFGGSGAPIELIHALIDRFKATGSPKNLTVVNNNAGNGRIGIAAMIDAGMVAKMICSFPRSADPRAFTEKYLAGEIALELVPQGTLAERIRAAGAGIPAFYTPASYGTDVAKGKPVAEFDGKHYVQERWLKADAALIKAELADTMGNLTYRKAARNFSPLMAAAARVTIVQATQVVAPGEIDPEQVITPGIFVNRVVEVADARQEEALMREGVAYA; encoded by the coding sequence ATGGACAAGACAGTTCCCGACCTCGCCACGGCAGTGGCAGGCATCGAGGACGGCATGGTGCTGATGGTTGGCGGCTTTGGCGGCTCCGGTGCACCTATCGAGCTGATCCATGCGCTCATCGACCGCTTCAAGGCCACCGGTAGCCCGAAAAACCTGACGGTGGTCAACAACAACGCCGGCAACGGCCGCATCGGCATCGCCGCGATGATCGACGCGGGCATGGTCGCCAAGATGATCTGTTCCTTCCCGCGCTCGGCCGATCCGCGTGCCTTCACCGAAAAGTATCTGGCGGGCGAAATCGCCCTCGAGCTGGTGCCGCAGGGCACGCTGGCAGAGCGCATCCGTGCTGCCGGCGCCGGCATTCCGGCTTTCTACACCCCAGCCAGCTACGGCACCGATGTCGCCAAGGGCAAGCCGGTCGCCGAGTTCGATGGCAAGCACTACGTCCAGGAGCGCTGGCTGAAAGCCGACGCGGCGCTGATCAAGGCGGAACTTGCCGATACGATGGGCAACCTGACCTATCGCAAGGCGGCGCGAAATTTCTCGCCGCTGATGGCGGCTGCGGCCAGGGTGACCATCGTGCAGGCCACGCAGGTGGTCGCCCCCGGCGAGATCGATCCCGAACAGGTGATCACCCCCGGCATTTTCGTCAATCGCGTCGTCGAGGTCGCCGATGCCAGACAGGAAGAAGCCCTGATGCGCGAAGGAGTGGCCTACGCATGA
- a CDS encoding response regulator transcription factor: protein MDKDTVLPASARRGKLIHIVEADTASRESLARLLRLEGFEVVAFQSGVEAINGLKGRMPDLAIIALTLPDISGLAVLSILKGNGEGLPAIMIASQLDLPSAISAMKHGAADVFSQPIDFEALSSCVRAIFKKDVLVTANPDGGRSVVVRGFNQLTPREREVLQHITDGCSNKEMARSLGISPRTVEVHRARVMDKLGARNTAAMVRMVMSS, encoded by the coding sequence ATGGACAAGGATACAGTTCTGCCGGCGAGTGCGCGACGCGGGAAGCTCATTCATATCGTTGAGGCCGACACTGCGAGCAGAGAAAGCTTGGCTCGTCTCTTGCGGCTGGAGGGCTTTGAAGTTGTCGCATTCCAGTCTGGCGTCGAGGCCATCAATGGACTGAAAGGAAGAATGCCGGATTTGGCGATTATTGCCCTGACCCTGCCCGACATCAGCGGCCTCGCTGTGTTGAGTATTCTGAAGGGCAACGGAGAAGGTTTACCGGCCATAATGATCGCGAGCCAGCTCGATTTACCCTCGGCCATCTCCGCGATGAAGCATGGGGCGGCAGACGTCTTCAGTCAGCCAATCGACTTCGAAGCTCTATCGAGTTGTGTTCGCGCCATCTTCAAAAAAGATGTCCTGGTAACCGCAAACCCAGATGGAGGGCGCAGTGTTGTTGTCCGTGGCTTCAACCAGCTCACGCCCCGAGAGCGCGAAGTTCTGCAGCACATCACGGACGGCTGCTCCAACAAGGAAATGGCGAGAAGTCTAGGCATCTCTCCCCGGACGGTCGAGGTTCATCGGGCAAGGGTTATGGACAAACTGGGAGCAAGGAACACAGCCGCCATGGTCCGTATGGTGATGAGCTCGTGA
- a CDS encoding IclR family transcriptional regulator domain-containing protein produces MLERDIMGGLAKGLQVIETFTADKPRQSISEVSAASGLDRATARRCLLTLSHLGYADYDGKYFTLTPRVLRLGTACLATMPLPQIVQPHLDQLSSELGESSSVSVLDGAEIVYVARAAQRKVMSISLMPGSRLPAFCTSMGRILLAALPESEATAILERSALTARTRHTLIDIGAIMAELERIRGDGFALIDQEVELGLRSIAIPVLNARGATVAALNIGLPATQADITELPRLFLAPMRRVQNELRALLR; encoded by the coding sequence ATGCTGGAACGCGACATCATGGGCGGTCTTGCCAAAGGCCTTCAGGTCATCGAGACGTTCACGGCCGACAAGCCACGCCAGTCCATATCCGAAGTCTCCGCAGCGTCCGGCCTCGACCGGGCAACGGCGCGGCGTTGTCTGCTGACGCTGTCGCACCTGGGCTATGCCGACTATGACGGCAAGTATTTCACGCTGACACCGCGCGTGCTGCGCCTCGGGACAGCCTGCCTTGCCACCATGCCCCTGCCCCAGATCGTGCAGCCGCATCTCGACCAGCTGTCGAGCGAGCTGGGCGAAAGCTCATCGGTGTCGGTGCTTGATGGAGCCGAAATCGTCTATGTGGCACGGGCCGCGCAACGCAAGGTCATGTCGATCAGCCTGATGCCGGGCTCGCGCCTGCCCGCCTTCTGCACGTCGATGGGACGCATCCTGCTTGCCGCCCTGCCCGAAAGCGAGGCCACGGCGATTCTCGAGAGATCTGCGCTGACGGCGCGCACCCGCCACACCCTGATCGACATCGGTGCCATCATGGCCGAACTCGAGCGCATCCGCGGCGACGGCTTCGCCCTGATCGACCAGGAGGTGGAACTCGGACTGCGCTCGATCGCCATCCCCGTCCTAAACGCCCGTGGCGCGACGGTCGCCGCGCTCAATATCGGCCTGCCCGCCACCCAGGCCGACATCACCGAACTGCCCCGACTGTTTCTCGCACCAATGCGGCGCGTCCAGAACGAACTGCGCGCACTTCTCAGATAA
- a CDS encoding thermonuclease family protein yields the protein MNSAPALSAFAALFLSLVFAFPAHAQERTAHFNMCGRDRHTCVVDGDTIWLDGMNLRLESYDTPEPYNDICGGRAEVELANRASRRLLDLLNNNAFTVQTSGTDRYGRVLATIKIGGRDVGDILISEGLARRWPNGREFWC from the coding sequence ATGAATAGCGCACCAGCACTTTCGGCGTTCGCGGCATTGTTCTTGTCGCTCGTCTTCGCGTTCCCTGCCCACGCCCAAGAGCGCACCGCCCACTTCAACATGTGCGGACGCGACCGCCACACCTGTGTGGTTGATGGGGACACGATATGGCTCGACGGCATGAACCTGCGACTCGAATCGTACGACACCCCCGAGCCTTACAACGACATCTGCGGCGGCCGAGCCGAGGTCGAGCTTGCCAATCGCGCCAGTCGACGCTTGCTGGACCTGCTTAATAACAATGCCTTCACGGTCCAGACTAGCGGCACCGACCGTTACGGCCGAGTGCTGGCCACGATCAAGATCGGTGGGCGCGATGTCGGCGACATACTGATCTCTGAGGGCTTGGCGCGACGCTGGCCGAATGGTCGCGAATTCTGGTGCTGA
- a CDS encoding LuxR C-terminal-related transcriptional regulator, giving the protein MNREVIWDEKTSYFRKIAEETKILGWITDSDGYAFYFSSAWRDFAGVDPALPVGFDWLSFVHPHDTARVRRKFFDANDSAAEYGVSYRMRTKAGNYQLVWGHGVPRLDDEGNFQGYLGMTQTMEAYRAKAEAIVEAGGLTLIKPLSERERQVMTMAAEGLSNIEISMALEISERTVETHVRHSVEKLGANNRVHAVAKAIRLSVL; this is encoded by the coding sequence ATGAATCGGGAAGTGATTTGGGACGAGAAGACTTCCTACTTTCGCAAGATTGCTGAAGAAACCAAGATCCTCGGCTGGATCACAGACTCTGATGGATACGCTTTCTATTTCAGTTCTGCATGGCGAGACTTCGCAGGGGTGGACCCAGCCTTACCTGTCGGCTTCGACTGGCTGAGCTTTGTTCATCCCCACGACACTGCTCGCGTGCGGCGCAAATTCTTCGACGCGAACGACTCTGCTGCGGAGTATGGGGTTTCATACCGTATGAGGACGAAGGCCGGAAACTACCAGCTGGTTTGGGGACACGGCGTGCCACGCCTGGATGATGAGGGGAACTTCCAAGGATATCTGGGCATGACCCAAACAATGGAGGCCTATCGTGCGAAGGCTGAAGCCATTGTGGAAGCCGGCGGACTTACCTTGATAAAGCCCCTGTCAGAGCGAGAGCGGCAAGTGATGACGATGGCCGCTGAAGGACTTTCGAATATCGAAATATCCATGGCGCTCGAAATCTCGGAACGCACCGTGGAGACGCATGTTCGTCATTCCGTTGAGAAGCTTGGTGCAAACAACCGCGTTCACGCTGTTGCCAAAGCTATCCGGCTGTCCGTCCTATAG
- a CDS encoding Ku protein — protein MVARPYWRGYLKLSLVTCAVTLSPVTTEGGKVRFHTINRKTGDRIYTQYVDAKTGKAVDKEDQARAYAKAEDEYVILEDEDLDSVQLESARTIDIDEFAPADSIEWVYFDSPYFVVPADDVGEEAFSVIQQAMKEKDVVGISRLVIGNRERAVMLQPWDKGIILWTLRFGDEVRDEDEYWEKVDDHKVDSKMLGMVQKIIEDRTTSWSETMVEDPVQDELLKIIKSKSPSKKKARAKPSDDGEDEAPKATNVIDLMEALKRSLEGKPEETKKAKR, from the coding sequence ATGGTTGCTCGACCCTATTGGCGCGGATACCTTAAGCTCTCCCTGGTCACGTGCGCCGTGACGCTTTCGCCGGTGACGACCGAGGGCGGCAAGGTTCGTTTCCACACGATCAATCGTAAGACGGGCGACCGGATCTACACCCAGTATGTGGATGCCAAAACCGGCAAGGCCGTGGACAAGGAAGATCAGGCGCGCGCCTACGCCAAGGCTGAAGACGAGTACGTCATTTTGGAGGACGAGGACCTTGATTCCGTCCAACTGGAAAGCGCGCGCACCATAGATATCGATGAGTTCGCGCCGGCCGACTCTATCGAGTGGGTCTACTTCGACAGTCCTTACTTCGTTGTGCCGGCAGACGACGTCGGAGAGGAAGCTTTCAGTGTCATCCAGCAGGCAATGAAGGAAAAGGACGTGGTGGGCATATCCCGCCTGGTCATTGGAAATCGCGAGCGGGCAGTGATGCTCCAGCCGTGGGACAAGGGCATCATACTTTGGACCCTGAGGTTCGGCGACGAGGTTCGTGACGAGGACGAGTATTGGGAAAAGGTGGACGACCATAAGGTCGACAGCAAGATGCTCGGCATGGTTCAGAAGATCATCGAAGATCGTACCACCAGCTGGTCTGAAACCATGGTGGAGGACCCGGTTCAGGATGAGCTGCTGAAAATCATCAAGTCCAAGTCCCCATCCAAAAAGAAGGCGAGGGCTAAACCCAGCGACGACGGCGAAGACGAGGCGCCCAAAGCCACGAACGTCATCGACCTGATGGAAGCGCTCAAGCGCAGTCTGGAAGGAAAGCCTGAGGAGACCAAGAAGGCAAAGCGCTAG
- a CDS encoding SOS response-associated peptidase has protein sequence MCGRFTAEYTWAQLHALYSLSDELFPVAPHNMQPRFNIAPTQEVDFVHLDKAGEMELDRGRWWLVPFFAKELPKAAMFNARIETVDTSGAFREGFKSRRCLIPADGYFEWTKNEEDGGKDPWLLQLPGGAPFSFAGIWAHNDNLGVTSCTIITAPAVPEIAHIHGRMPIILSPEAYGTWLNTEIQGTDAKALLLDAQIDNQLEYHRVSRAVNNSRYEGTDTKMPLLNSL, from the coding sequence ATGTGTGGAAGGTTCACCGCGGAGTATACCTGGGCACAGCTCCATGCGCTTTACAGCCTGAGCGACGAGTTATTCCCAGTCGCGCCACACAACATGCAGCCCCGCTTCAACATCGCACCCACGCAAGAAGTCGATTTCGTTCACCTCGATAAGGCTGGCGAGATGGAGCTCGATCGCGGCCGTTGGTGGCTGGTGCCGTTCTTCGCCAAGGAATTGCCCAAGGCGGCCATGTTCAACGCCCGCATCGAGACTGTCGATACCTCAGGCGCATTCCGCGAAGGCTTCAAGTCGCGCCGCTGCCTGATTCCCGCCGATGGCTATTTCGAGTGGACCAAGAATGAAGAGGACGGCGGCAAAGACCCGTGGTTGCTGCAGCTGCCAGGCGGCGCACCTTTCAGCTTCGCCGGCATCTGGGCCCACAACGACAACTTGGGCGTGACCAGCTGCACCATCATCACCGCGCCGGCCGTTCCGGAGATCGCGCACATTCACGGACGGATGCCGATCATACTGTCACCAGAGGCCTACGGCACCTGGCTAAATACCGAGATCCAAGGAACGGACGCGAAGGCGCTGCTGCTCGACGCGCAAATCGATAACCAGCTCGAGTACCACCGCGTCAGCCGCGCTGTGAACAACAGCCGCTATGAAGGCACCGACACAAAGATGCCGCTTCTCAATTCTCTGTAG
- a CDS encoding Ku protein gives MAARAIWKGSIKIAELVCPVAMYTAATTSERISLNLVNRDTGNRLRRVYMDEKTKKPVEAEDQVKGYEASQGKHVILEPEEIAAAVPNSDKVLTVDNFISCGQIETTFFDKPYYLLPANDAAEEAFVLVREALKKSKAAAIAHTVLFRRLRPVLIRAHRKGLIATTLNFDYEVRSAKAAFKDISARKIDAEMMEFAQHILSKKAGKFDPSKFDDRYEQALADLVKAKIEGRKIIPFKKPEPTKPNNLLEALRMSAGGEEKVESKPAKRSRKSSAAKTEKAAPRKKAS, from the coding sequence ATGGCCGCACGAGCGATTTGGAAGGGATCAATCAAGATCGCGGAGCTGGTGTGCCCGGTCGCGATGTACACCGCCGCCACGACCTCTGAACGCATCTCCCTGAACCTTGTGAACCGGGACACCGGCAACAGGCTTCGTCGCGTCTACATGGACGAGAAGACAAAAAAACCTGTCGAAGCCGAAGATCAGGTGAAAGGGTATGAGGCTAGCCAGGGCAAGCACGTGATCCTAGAGCCAGAGGAGATCGCGGCTGCGGTTCCAAACAGTGACAAGGTGCTGACTGTCGATAACTTCATCAGCTGCGGCCAGATCGAAACCACGTTCTTCGACAAACCCTATTATCTCCTCCCGGCCAACGATGCTGCGGAAGAGGCTTTCGTGCTGGTGCGCGAGGCACTGAAAAAGAGCAAGGCTGCCGCGATTGCCCACACAGTTCTCTTCAGACGGTTGCGGCCGGTGTTGATCCGGGCCCATCGCAAGGGGCTGATCGCGACCACCCTCAACTTCGACTATGAGGTGCGGTCCGCGAAAGCTGCTTTCAAGGACATTTCTGCCCGAAAAATCGACGCCGAGATGATGGAGTTCGCCCAGCATATTCTCAGCAAGAAGGCGGGCAAGTTCGATCCCAGCAAATTCGACGACCGCTACGAGCAGGCACTGGCAGATCTGGTCAAGGCCAAGATCGAAGGCCGCAAGATCATACCCTTCAAAAAGCCAGAGCCGACCAAGCCCAACAATCTGCTCGAGGCCCTGCGCATGAGTGCCGGCGGTGAGGAAAAGGTCGAAAGCAAGCCCGCCAAGCGGTCAAGGAAATCGAGTGCTGCGAAAACAGAAAAAGCGGCGCCGCGCAAAAAGGCCAGCTAG
- a CDS encoding CC0125/CC1285 family lipoprotein, translating into MLTRLFAVLGTAAVLCACSTTYSDMGLAGGVSASPVTSDVYRISSRGNGFTDATTIQDYSLLKAAETTLSAGKTHFIILSGNDTTRVSTQRTAGTMYTNFYGNTAYSTYSPGYSYNIVKPGEDLMIRVFTPGPREQLPVSAFRAQEVFDSINPRVQRPKS; encoded by the coding sequence ATGCTTACTCGCCTATTTGCTGTGCTCGGCACAGCTGCAGTCCTATGCGCCTGCTCTACTACCTACAGCGATATGGGGCTGGCTGGGGGCGTTTCAGCTTCGCCCGTTACCAGCGACGTCTACCGGATTTCTTCTCGCGGTAATGGCTTCACAGACGCCACAACTATCCAAGATTATTCGCTGCTGAAGGCTGCGGAAACAACTTTATCCGCGGGCAAAACGCACTTCATCATTCTATCGGGCAACGACACAACGCGAGTGTCTACCCAGCGCACTGCCGGCACGATGTACACGAATTTCTACGGGAACACCGCCTACAGCACGTACTCGCCTGGCTACAGCTACAACATCGTGAAGCCGGGCGAAGACCTGATGATACGAGTGTTCACCCCGGGACCGCGAGAGCAATTGCCGGTTAGCGCCTTCCGCGCACAGGAAGTCTTCGATTCCATCAACCCGCGCGTACAGCGACCTAAGTCGTGA
- a CDS encoding 3-oxoacid CoA-transferase subunit B yields MTSKLSNAQIAWRAAQDIEDGAYVNLGIGFPEMVAKFQPPGRQAIFHTENGVLNFGEAPPEGQEDWDLINAGKKAITLKPGAAFFHHADSFGMVRGGHLDVAILGTYEVAENGDLANWSTGPKGVPAVGGAMDLVHGAKRVAVITDHVTKDGKPKLVKTCTLPLTGVGCVTRVYTSLAVLDIECGRFVLREKLAAMSVDELQSVTGAELVLPDTIGDLVAPEL; encoded by the coding sequence ATGACCAGCAAGCTTTCCAACGCCCAGATCGCCTGGCGCGCCGCGCAGGACATCGAGGACGGTGCCTATGTCAATCTCGGCATCGGCTTTCCCGAAATGGTCGCCAAATTCCAGCCGCCCGGGCGCCAGGCCATCTTCCACACCGAAAACGGCGTGCTGAATTTCGGCGAGGCACCACCGGAAGGCCAAGAAGACTGGGACTTGATCAACGCGGGCAAGAAGGCGATCACGCTCAAGCCCGGTGCAGCCTTCTTCCACCATGCGGACAGCTTCGGCATGGTGCGCGGCGGCCATCTCGACGTCGCCATCCTCGGTACCTACGAAGTCGCTGAAAACGGCGACCTAGCCAACTGGTCGACGGGCCCCAAGGGCGTTCCCGCCGTCGGCGGCGCCATGGACCTGGTGCACGGGGCCAAGCGCGTCGCGGTCATTACTGATCACGTGACCAAGGACGGCAAGCCCAAGCTGGTCAAGACCTGCACCCTGCCGCTGACCGGTGTCGGATGCGTTACGCGTGTCTACACAAGCCTGGCGGTTCTCGACATCGAGTGTGGGCGTTTCGTCCTGCGCGAAAAGCTGGCCGCCATGAGCGTCGATGAGTTGCAATCGGTAACCGGCGCCGAACTGGTGCTGCCCGACACGATCGGCGACCTCGTCGCCCCGGAGCTTTGA